A genomic segment from Phragmites australis chromosome 6, lpPhrAust1.1, whole genome shotgun sequence encodes:
- the LOC133921650 gene encoding uncharacterized protein LOC133921650, translating into MELVEGLVKGLKSVALDDAVEGAERRRDRCAALVDGDLEERARSTWAEVVSEEKGEDHEQRQGKAEHDRNQQQHIPALTQWHNQDEGAQRNGGGPDGVIGVGNFRPQQQKAQCGREQQDGEERNSGG; encoded by the exons ATGGAACTCGTGGAAGGGCTCGTCAAGGGATTGAAAAGTGTCGCGCTAGACGACGCGGTGGAGGGGGCTGAGAGGAGGAGGGACCGCTGTGCAGCTCTGGTGGACGGGGACCTGGAGGAGAGGGCTCGGTCGACGTGGGCCGAG GTGGTCTCCGAGGAGAAAGGCGAGGACCATGAGCAGAGGCAGGGGAAGGCGGAGCATGACAGGAACCAACAGCAGCATATCCCCGCGCTCACTCAATGGCACAACCAG GACGAGGGAGCTCAAAGGAATGGTGGAGGACCGGATGGTGTCATAGGCGTTGGCAACTTTAGGCCACAGCAACAGAAGGCACAATGTGGAAGAGAGCAACAG GATGGAGAAGAGAGAAACAGTGGAGGTTAG